The Thiomonas sp. FB-Cd genome includes a window with the following:
- a CDS encoding (2Fe-2S)-binding protein codes for MQRAGIITVRVNGVAISVPEGASVAAAIERAAGGATAVYRLSVSGAARSAYCGMGVCKECRVTIDGEPNRLACQSPCVAGMQVLTAERADAAL; via the coding sequence ATGCAGCGCGCAGGCATCATCACGGTCCGCGTGAACGGGGTCGCGATCAGCGTGCCGGAAGGCGCGAGTGTCGCAGCGGCGATCGAGCGCGCGGCGGGCGGCGCTACTGCGGTATACCGGCTCTCGGTGAGCGGTGCGGCGCGTAGCGCTTATTGCGGCATGGGGGTGTGCAAGGAATGCCGCGTCACGATCGATGGGGAGCCGAACCGCCTAGCATGTCAGAGCCCGTGCGTGGCCGGCATGCAGGTGCTGACCGCGGAGCGCGCAGATGCAGCGCTTTGA
- a CDS encoding FAD/NAD(P)-binding oxidoreductase, translating into MQRFDVVVIGGGPGGLSAALAAATHGASVCIVERSSDLGGQVWRRDVRRPRGGRAKRMLEALHASPHVTILTATEVTAPGTGRSLFLERHGHAEELGYAKLVLATGARELCLPFDGWTLPGVTGAGGLQALIKGGIPVAGQRIVVAGSGPLLWASAASARRAGARVVAIVEAAPAAALTRFVAGLAAHPGKLAQALQLRAVLARTRFIAGAAPCLVGGEGRVEFVEIARGAKRVRVDCERVAWGRVWSPTTSLARRWAVAPSCEESPKWPSRWTRAS; encoded by the coding sequence ATGCAGCGCTTTGACGTGGTCGTGATCGGTGGCGGGCCTGGCGGCCTGAGCGCCGCGCTCGCGGCTGCCACGCACGGCGCGTCAGTGTGCATCGTCGAGCGCTCGTCCGACCTCGGTGGCCAAGTGTGGCGGCGCGATGTCCGCAGGCCGCGCGGCGGACGCGCCAAGCGCATGCTCGAGGCATTGCACGCGAGCCCGCACGTAACGATCCTCACGGCGACCGAGGTGACGGCGCCTGGCACGGGGCGTAGCCTGTTCCTCGAACGCCATGGTCACGCCGAGGAACTTGGGTACGCCAAGCTGGTCCTCGCGACCGGGGCGCGCGAGCTTTGCTTGCCGTTCGACGGCTGGACCCTGCCGGGGGTCACGGGCGCGGGAGGCCTGCAGGCTCTAATCAAGGGCGGGATCCCGGTGGCCGGGCAGCGTATCGTGGTGGCCGGGTCAGGCCCGTTGTTGTGGGCCTCGGCGGCAAGCGCCAGGCGCGCCGGAGCGCGGGTGGTGGCGATCGTCGAGGCCGCACCGGCTGCGGCGCTCACGCGATTTGTCGCCGGGCTGGCGGCGCATCCGGGCAAGCTCGCGCAGGCGCTGCAGCTGCGCGCGGTGCTGGCGCGCACTAGGTTTATCGCCGGCGCAGCGCCCTGCCTAGTCGGTGGGGAGGGACGTGTCGAGTTCGTCGAGATCGCGCGCGGCGCCAAGCGCGTGCGCGTGGATTGCGAGCGGGTGGCTTGGGGCCGGGTCTGGTCGCCAACCACGAGCTTGGCGCGGCGCTGGGCTGTCGCACCGTCATGCGAGGAATCGCCGAAGTGGCCATCGAGGTGGACGCGCGCCAGCTGA